The following DNA comes from Anopheles arabiensis isolate DONGOLA chromosome 3, AaraD3, whole genome shotgun sequence.
CGCTTCCGTTATGTCATCGTCGTAGATCACTGGCAAATGAAAAAGAACATAAACGGAAATTGTCACTTAAGATTGCTATAAAGGATGAACGTATCAACCATATCTGCTTACCATCGGCGGCAATCACGTACTGCACGTCCTGGAGTTTTGTCTTCAAATCGCGTGGATAGTCCTGATAGCTAACCTTGAAGTCGAGCTCGGTGACATGCACACGGCAGTGCGGGTTTGAAAGATGAGCATTTCTTTGCACGTTGTCCCGTAACAGATCCAGCAGCCCTTCAATATCAATGTCTGTTGAAGATGGAATAAAATGTTACTTCCTTTCACGATGTTTTAGCACGAAGCAACTGTATCACTTCAAACGTACCCGTGCAGATGACCTCTCGTGCATACATGCTAGCGACTATGCTGGTAAGCCCAACGCCGGACCCAAGTTCCAGGATGTGAGTGTTTTTGAACTTCCGCTCGTTGTGCATGATATAATCGCCCAGCAGTAGTGCACCGCGCCATATCTGCAATCCAACCGCGTCCAGCCGCGTCGACTTACGATGCTCTAGGTAGGGGTCAGACACATGCCAttcaacaaattaaaaaaaaaaaaagacaaactctcgaaaaaaaaccttcacccACCTATTTCTATCGCTCCTTTCCGCTGGCGCACCACAACAACGTCGCCATCTTTATCGAGCACGATCGGAGGTGGTTTTGTATCTTTCTGGTGCGTTGCTATGCAACATTCATCACCGGATTCACCGTACAACAGCacttcctcctgctcctcttCACACAAACTGTCGCCATAATCCGATGCGAATGATTCTTCTTCAAAACAGCtttcctcctccacctcctccgAGTCTTTGACGCTTGATGCATTTGACTCGCTGTCAGCCACGGGCTGACCGTTGTGCCGTTTGTCCATGCCATTTGCTAGCCCCGGCTGTGTGCCGTTCTCGGCGGGCGCAGCATCGCGGCGGTTTGGATACACAAAGGtaaatttagaaatagaatcTGCACAAACGGAGACATCATTCCCGCGGGGAACAAAAGTTTGTCGCAGGAAGAAAAGGGGGCGAGCGTTTGGGAAGAAGAATGAGAAAAGTTATGAAATATCCGCCCTGGGATCAAAGGATCGTTAGCAAAAAGCAAGAAGCAACAGCCTCGCCTTTGGAGGAGGCGTTGAAAATTTCGAAGCACATGCACAAGCGGTAATTTTTCGGCGAAGAAAAAATCCGTCATACTCACTGCCATTACCCGTTTCTGTGCTGCAGAATTCTGCCTCGCTGTACAGCTCCGACGTAACTTCGAGTACGGACATCTTGCGAACgggggtttttgtttcacttttccgCCACTGTTTCTGTAAGCATTTGGTGACGAGTTGGGTCTTTGCTGAGAACGTTTTCGCGTGCGTGCCAAACCAGCTAATCAAAGCACGCGCAGCGTACTCAGCATTTGCACGCCCAAATCTCTACTGACGACAATATTAGAACACAGCGCCGACGGGACCGTGGCGATTCGGGTCGCTTATTCTACACACGAAACGGAGCGCAGTCCGACAACAACAGAAGCGCGCCGACCGAGCGGTTTTATGCTGTgtataaataatttaccatTTCACGACCACCGTCTAGAATATGTGTCGTATTGTGTCCGTTCGTTTTAATAGCATtttcgccgctgctgctgcgaatcAACAGATGCGCTAATGTTTGTGAGCAGCGGCTGGCGACACCGACGCTGTAATAGttccgacaacaacaacaggcgTGCGGGGAATATGCGGCCCAGACCAAACTCCTCCTCCATGTGATCAACAAAGCAGAGCCGCAAGCAATTCGCGGAAAGTGAAAACAGCACGTGACTTTGGATGTTATTTTTACATCGGCTAGACGCTGCAATTTGCGTCGCTGTCCTGTGGTATGAGCAGGCAACTTATTTCCCCGGATGGATACAACGTGCAGCACGGCGcgttttatgaatgaaattaaTCCAGCCACTCCaggggagaggggagggggctATTCAGGCCCCGCTACAGCTCTCGATGTGAGCGCGTGCCACAGATGCACCTGAAACGGCAAGCCAAAGGTCTAGGTTAAAAGCCAATCCGGTAGcactttgcgcagcggggatCACCGGGCACGTAACGGCATACCTAACGGGGTGTTAAAAATAGCATTTTACCGCTCACAAACAGCTGATCACACGATTCGAACGCTGAGGGTGCCCGGGGGGATACAATCAACGAGACATCGATTCGAGGGaaaagggttttgtttttcttttttttttggtatcaGCAGCGTCTAggaaaatatgtaaacaaaggCAACCAGATGATTCAGCTGGTGCCAAGATTTATACATGTCGATTATGgcgcaatttttgttttggatattttttttaacgtagctaatttgcaattttgttttgtactaacacaaagaatatttttaataaattacttacattttgattattttttacattctaATAAAATGTGCTATAAACCTTGGTATAATAATTTAGACCAGCTGTATTAATCTTGTGTCATCTCCGTCTTTTTGACAGCTCTCAGTGTGGAAACggcatgtaaacaaaacaattgctgCGTTCGTTTTTCTGCGTGCTTTTACGCTTTTGGctggtttttaattaaaacacaacGCTTCCACAGTAatggacgacgacgaagaaACCCTCTGTAGGTATGGAACGGCCCTACCAGCATTTGAAGAAGGTAAGTGAGCAGTATTATGCTAGCGACTAACACCAACTACACCAACTTCACAATTGCCCACTCTCGGCACCCACAGATGCAGTGCCGTCGAAAAAGCCCATCACGGTCGAGGACCAGATCGTGCTGGATAGCAATGGAAAGCGCCGGTTCCATGGCGCATTTACCGGCGGGTTTTCTGCGGGCTACTGGAACACGGTCGGCTCGGAGGAAGGCTGGAAACCGGCCGAGTTTAAAAGCTCGCGCACGGAGAAATCCTCCCTTGCGCGGCAGCAAAATCCGATGGATTTCATGGACGAGGAGGACCTGGGCGAGTTTGGCATTGCGCCACAGCGTGTGCAGGCGAAGGAAGACTTTGCGCACAGCAGTGCGGCCGGCCGGTCCAACAAACGACGCTTGGACCTGGCCTTTTCCAAGGGTCCAATTCCGGGTCAGCCCGTGTTGCGCGCGCTGCTCGAACCGGCCAGGGAGAAAACGGCCGTGAAGATACTCAAAAAGATGGGCTGGCGGGAAGGGCAAGGAATCGGTGAGCGACAAACGAAGCGAGAGAAAAAGCGAGACAACGAGCGGAACAGCAAGGAGCAGTATATCTTGAAAATGTACGGCTGTGAGATTCCGGGTCGTGAGGGGCAAACCAGTGCCAGCGCGGAGAACGACGACGGGGATGATGGGGAGGAATCGGACGGTTCGGACAGTGACTATGAGATAACTTTCGCGCCGGATGAtttcgatcccttggtagcgGCCCTAAAGGACAACACGTTCGGACTGGGCTACAGTGGGCTGGACCGTGGCGGCACTTCGAAAGGATTCCAGCTGTTCGATACGCTCGAGGTGGTCGATCGTAACAACAAGAAGCTTTCCATCCGCGGGCAAGCATTCGGCATCGGTGCGCTGGAAGACGATGACGATTTAGACGTGTACGCACGGGATGACATGTCGCGGTACGATTTTTCGCTCGAAGATAGATCCAAATCGAAGCGGGCAATAGAGGGGAAAAAGTCGGGCAGTGAAGCGAACACGCTGGAAGGCTTCTGCCCGGTCAGCAGTTCCCGGAAGCTGGCGAAGAAGGTGTTTCGCGTGGACGTGCCGGAAGCGTTCAGGCCACGGAATTGGGAGGAACGACGCTCGCGCTTCGACCGCATCGACGAGGAACGGGC
Coding sequences within:
- the LOC120902246 gene encoding methyltransferase-like protein 22 isoform X1, with protein sequence MSVLEVTSELYSEAEFCSTETGNGNSISKFTFVYPNRRDAAPAENGTQPGLANGMDKRHNGQPVADSESNASSVKDSEEVEEESCFEEESFASDYGDSLCEEEQEEVLLYGESGDECCIATHQKDTKPPPIVLDKDGDVVVVRQRKGAIEIEHRKSTRLDAVGLQIWRGALLLGDYIMHNERKFKNTHILELGSGVGLTSIVASMYAREVICTDIDIEGLLDLLRDNVQRNAHLSNPHCRVHVTELDFKVSYQDYPRDLKTKLQDVQYVIAADVIYDDDITEAFVRTIVSLLLELPKLKAIYIALEKRYVFTLEDMDSVAPCYDYFLRYFEKRNGRFGVNRWKLINVCMDFPRYFDYDKVKDLVLLKVCHASK
- the LOC120902246 gene encoding methyltransferase-like protein 22 isoform X2 — encoded protein: MSVLEVTSELYSEAEFCSTETDSISKFTFVYPNRRDAAPAENGTQPGLANGMDKRHNGQPVADSESNASSVKDSEEVEEESCFEEESFASDYGDSLCEEEQEEVLLYGESGDECCIATHQKDTKPPPIVLDKDGDVVVVRQRKGAIEIEHRKSTRLDAVGLQIWRGALLLGDYIMHNERKFKNTHILELGSGVGLTSIVASMYAREVICTDIDIEGLLDLLRDNVQRNAHLSNPHCRVHVTELDFKVSYQDYPRDLKTKLQDVQYVIAADVIYDDDITEAFVRTIVSLLLELPKLKAIYIALEKRYVFTLEDMDSVAPCYDYFLRYFEKRNGRFGVNRWKLINVCMDFPRYFDYDKVKDLVLLKVCHASK